A genomic window from Micromonospora sp. WMMA1947 includes:
- a CDS encoding LLM class F420-dependent oxidoreductase, with translation MELRIFTEPQQGATYDQLLAVARRAEETGFAAFFRSDHYLKMGSVSGDPGPTDAWTTLAGLARDTTRIRLGTLMTAATFRLPGPLAITVAQVDQMSGGRVELGIGTGWYAEEHSAYGIPFPPLGERFDRLEEQLAVITGLWSTPEGATFDYPGTYYPVSDSPALPKPVQRPRPPILLGGMGPKRTPRLAARYADEFNLPFVSVEDTVTQFGRVRDACAAIDRDPSTMTWSNALVLCCGRNEAEVARRAEAIGRDPDELRANGAAGTPAEVVETLGRYAEAGSSRAYLQVLDLTDLDHLELVAAEVMPQL, from the coding sequence ATGGAACTGCGGATCTTCACCGAGCCCCAGCAGGGCGCCACATACGACCAGCTCCTCGCCGTGGCCCGCCGCGCGGAGGAGACCGGCTTCGCCGCGTTCTTCCGCTCCGACCACTACCTGAAGATGGGTTCGGTGAGCGGCGATCCCGGCCCGACCGACGCCTGGACCACGCTCGCCGGGCTGGCCCGCGACACCACCCGGATCCGGCTCGGCACGCTGATGACCGCCGCCACGTTCCGGCTACCCGGCCCGCTGGCGATCACTGTGGCGCAGGTCGACCAGATGAGCGGCGGACGGGTCGAGCTGGGCATCGGCACCGGCTGGTACGCCGAGGAGCACTCCGCGTACGGCATCCCGTTCCCGCCGCTGGGGGAGCGGTTCGACCGGCTGGAGGAACAGCTCGCCGTCATCACCGGGCTCTGGTCCACCCCGGAGGGCGCCACGTTCGACTACCCCGGCACGTACTACCCGGTCAGCGACTCGCCCGCGCTGCCCAAGCCGGTGCAGCGCCCCCGCCCGCCGATCCTGCTCGGCGGCATGGGCCCGAAGCGCACGCCCCGCCTGGCCGCCCGGTACGCCGACGAGTTCAACCTGCCGTTCGTCTCGGTCGAGGACACCGTCACGCAGTTCGGGCGGGTCCGCGACGCCTGCGCCGCGATCGACCGCGATCCGTCCACGATGACCTGGTCCAACGCGCTCGTGCTCTGCTGCGGCCGCAACGAGGCCGAGGTGGCCCGGCGTGCCGAGGCGATCGGACGCGACCCGGACGAGCTGCGCGCCAACGGCGCCGCCGGCACGCCCGCCGAGGTGGTCGAGACGCTCGGCCGGTACGCCGAGGCGGGCAGCTCCCGGGCCTACCTCCAGGTGCTCGACCTGACCGACCTGGACCACCTGGAGCTGGTAGCCGCCGAGGTGATGCCCCAGCTCTGA
- a CDS encoding DUF6082 family protein: MRSVRGVAVWALLVFLGGLALLLSPPLIDYAFDPSTDWERLANIGQAYGSVSMLLSALALVGVVATTISQNRQARIALEYAQRDQHALLLKMAIDDAVLMECWGSLTQDPAPERRRQRAYINLILNFWAATWQLGGMPESQLRGLLAADIFATEIGLRFWEQARLTRKVVHAGAQPAAFDRIVEDEYLRALAKLRSAEASGIGS; encoded by the coding sequence ATGAGGAGTGTTCGCGGCGTAGCCGTCTGGGCGTTGTTGGTCTTCTTGGGAGGGCTTGCGCTGCTGCTCTCCCCGCCCCTGATCGACTACGCCTTCGATCCGAGTACCGACTGGGAGCGCTTGGCGAATATCGGCCAAGCCTACGGCTCGGTCTCCATGCTTCTGTCCGCGCTGGCTCTCGTGGGTGTGGTCGCCACCACCATCAGTCAAAACAGGCAGGCCCGCATCGCATTGGAATACGCGCAACGTGACCAGCACGCCTTGTTGCTCAAGATGGCCATAGACGATGCCGTGCTGATGGAGTGCTGGGGGTCGCTGACCCAGGACCCTGCCCCTGAACGGCGAAGGCAGCGGGCCTACATCAATCTGATCCTCAACTTCTGGGCCGCGACCTGGCAACTGGGCGGGATGCCTGAGAGCCAGTTGCGAGGTCTGCTGGCGGCTGACATCTTCGCCACCGAGATCGGCTTGAGGTTCTGGGAGCAGGCGCGGCTTACGCGAAAGGTCGTGCACGCGGGGGCGCAGCCAGCAGCGTTCGACCGGATCGTGGAAGACGAGTACCTGCGCGCCCTTGCGAAGCTACGAAGCGCGGAGGCTTCGGGCATCGGATCGTAG
- a CDS encoding FAD-binding protein, with protein MTETNWAGNVSWSARTRSRPTSTDQLRRLVAEADLVRAVGTGHSFNRLGDTTGVQVALDGLPPAVALDPDRGAVTVAAGVRYGDLATALQAQGYALANLASLPHISVAGSVATATHGSGARNRNLAAAVAGLELVTADGDLITVDRSDPRFAGLVVNLGALGVVTRLTLDVVPTYAVRQHVRLGLPRAALDEALDAAYSVSVFTSWRSERFDQVWVKQDADQAPPPADWLDTVAADSPRHPVPGMSPEHCTAQLGEPGPWHERLPHFRLGFTPSSGDELQSEWHVARSDATAALAALDPVADRIAAVLQICELRTIAADELWLSPNFRRDSLALHFTWIGDPVAVAPVLAEVEERLAPFAPRPHWGKLFERDPAAAYPRHTDFAALLREFDPKGKFRTAEMDRYFPPGLTQLCSG; from the coding sequence ATGACGGAGACCAACTGGGCCGGAAACGTCAGCTGGTCGGCGCGTACCCGATCGCGGCCGACCTCGACCGACCAACTGCGGCGGCTGGTCGCGGAGGCCGACCTGGTCCGGGCCGTCGGCACCGGCCACTCGTTCAACCGGCTCGGCGACACGACAGGCGTCCAGGTCGCGCTCGACGGCCTGCCGCCCGCCGTCGCGCTCGACCCGGACCGCGGCGCCGTCACCGTCGCGGCCGGCGTCCGCTACGGCGACCTGGCCACCGCGCTGCAGGCTCAGGGGTACGCGCTGGCGAACCTCGCGTCGCTGCCGCACATCTCGGTGGCCGGCTCGGTCGCCACCGCCACCCACGGATCCGGCGCGCGGAACCGCAACCTCGCTGCCGCCGTCGCCGGGCTGGAACTGGTCACGGCCGACGGCGACCTGATCACCGTCGACCGAAGCGACCCGCGCTTCGCCGGGCTGGTGGTCAACCTGGGCGCGCTGGGCGTGGTCACCCGGCTGACGCTCGACGTGGTGCCCACGTACGCGGTGCGCCAGCACGTGCGCCTCGGCCTGCCCCGCGCCGCGCTGGACGAGGCGCTGGACGCCGCGTACAGCGTCAGCGTCTTCACCTCGTGGCGCTCCGAGCGCTTCGACCAGGTGTGGGTGAAGCAGGACGCCGACCAGGCCCCGCCGCCCGCCGACTGGCTGGACACGGTGGCCGCCGACTCGCCCCGGCACCCGGTGCCCGGCATGTCGCCGGAGCACTGCACCGCTCAGCTCGGTGAGCCGGGGCCGTGGCACGAGCGGCTGCCGCACTTCCGGCTCGGCTTCACCCCGAGCAGCGGCGACGAGTTGCAGTCCGAGTGGCACGTGGCCCGCAGCGACGCGACTGCGGCGCTCGCCGCGCTCGATCCGGTCGCCGACCGGATCGCCGCCGTGCTCCAGATCTGCGAGCTGCGGACGATCGCCGCCGACGAGCTGTGGTTGAGCCCGAACTTCCGGCGCGACTCGCTGGCGCTGCACTTCACCTGGATCGGTGACCCGGTGGCTGTCGCGCCGGTGCTGGCCGAGGTGGAGGAGCGGCTCGCCCCGTTCGCGCCGCGCCCGCACTGGGGCAAGCTGTTCGAACGCGATCCCGCCGCCGCGTACCCCCGGCACACCGACTTCGCCGCGCTGCTGCGCGAGTTCGACCCGAAGGGGAAATTCCGCACCGCCGAGATGGACCGCTACTTCCCCCCGGGACTGACTCAGCTCTGCTCGGGCTGA
- a CDS encoding site-2 protease family protein has product MRASFRLGRIAGVPVGVNWSVLVIFVLIAWALSASLFPASYPGHSPVAYFAAGLAAAVVFFVGLLAHEVAHAVVAKRNGIEVEGITLWLFGGVAELKGEAKDPGAELRIAGVGPLVSLIIGVFFAAIAVAVAAAGGHGLLLGALAWLAGINVLLAIFNVLPAAPLDGGRLLRAAVWKFTGDRTKASVVAARAGWVLGVVLIGLGLWRFFTGAGFGGLWLALIGWFLLGAAGQEERAARMGDALRGVRVGDVMTPQPQTASGDLTVADFVDHYLFAYRHSTLPLTVDGRPVGLVTLDRVRGIAADRRAATTLAEVSCRADELVLARPEEQLTDLLPRLNECTDGRALVVVGDQLVGIVSPSDISRAVQRGSLRQQVPAGR; this is encoded by the coding sequence ATGAGGGCGAGTTTCCGTCTGGGTCGGATCGCCGGCGTACCGGTCGGCGTCAACTGGAGTGTCCTGGTCATCTTCGTGCTGATCGCGTGGGCGCTGTCGGCGAGCCTGTTCCCCGCCTCGTACCCCGGTCACTCCCCCGTCGCCTACTTCGCGGCCGGTCTGGCCGCCGCCGTGGTCTTCTTCGTCGGTCTGCTCGCCCACGAGGTGGCGCACGCGGTCGTCGCCAAGCGCAACGGCATCGAGGTCGAGGGCATCACGCTCTGGCTGTTCGGCGGTGTCGCCGAGCTGAAGGGCGAGGCGAAGGACCCGGGCGCCGAGCTGCGGATCGCCGGGGTCGGGCCGCTGGTCAGCCTGATCATCGGCGTGTTCTTCGCGGCGATCGCGGTGGCTGTGGCCGCCGCGGGTGGGCACGGGCTGCTGCTCGGCGCGCTTGCCTGGCTGGCGGGCATCAACGTGCTGCTGGCGATCTTCAACGTGCTGCCCGCCGCCCCGCTGGACGGCGGGCGGCTGCTTCGCGCGGCGGTCTGGAAGTTCACCGGCGATCGAACGAAGGCGTCGGTGGTGGCGGCCCGCGCGGGCTGGGTGCTCGGCGTCGTGCTGATCGGGCTGGGGCTGTGGCGGTTCTTCACCGGCGCCGGGTTCGGCGGGCTCTGGCTGGCGCTGATCGGCTGGTTCCTGCTCGGCGCCGCCGGCCAGGAGGAACGCGCCGCCCGGATGGGCGACGCGCTGCGCGGCGTCCGGGTCGGCGACGTGATGACGCCCCAGCCGCAGACCGCGTCCGGCGACCTCACAGTGGCCGACTTCGTCGACCACTACCTCTTCGCGTACCGGCACTCCACGCTCCCACTGACCGTCGACGGCAGGCCGGTCGGTCTGGTCACGCTCGATCGGGTACGCGGCATCGCGGCGGACCGCCGCGCGGCGACCACGCTGGCCGAGGTGTCCTGCCGGGCCGACGAGCTGGTGCTCGCCCGCCCCGAGGAGCAGCTGACCGACCTGCTCCCACGGCTCAACGAGTGCACCGACGGCCGGGCGCTCGTGGTGGTCGGCGACCAGCTGGTCGGCATCGTCTCGCCCAGCGACATCAGCCGCGCGGTGCAGCGCGGCAGCCTGCGCCAGCAGGTGCCGGCCGGGCGGTGA
- a CDS encoding helix-turn-helix transcriptional regulator encodes MTGSPTVRRRRLAAALRRLREQTGMTADQAAKEVGISKSAISRIENAQVSVMPPVARGLLELYGVEGDEVDALVQVARDARKRGWWQAYDDVLPDWFEVYVGLEAEAAEIRAFQPQLVPGLLQTADYARAVIRAEHPDAPTDEVDRRVELRMRRQDTETPPKLWVVLDEAALRRPVGGAELFAAQLRRLAEEADRPGRTIQILTFGAGEYGSMGSAFSVLTFPEPADPGVVYVETRAGSLYLEGQQVREYSRVFEHLVATAAGARESRDLILGAIDEL; translated from the coding sequence ATGACTGGAAGCCCGACCGTCCGACGTCGACGCCTGGCCGCTGCCCTCCGTCGCCTCCGTGAGCAGACCGGCATGACCGCCGACCAGGCCGCCAAGGAGGTGGGTATCTCGAAGTCGGCGATCAGCCGCATCGAGAACGCCCAGGTGTCCGTCATGCCGCCGGTCGCCCGTGGACTTCTCGAGCTGTACGGGGTGGAGGGCGACGAGGTGGACGCACTCGTCCAGGTCGCCCGCGATGCCCGCAAGCGCGGCTGGTGGCAGGCGTACGACGACGTGCTGCCGGACTGGTTCGAGGTCTACGTCGGGCTGGAGGCCGAGGCGGCCGAGATCCGCGCCTTCCAGCCGCAACTGGTTCCGGGTCTACTCCAGACCGCCGACTATGCCCGCGCGGTCATCCGCGCCGAGCACCCGGACGCCCCGACCGACGAGGTGGACCGGCGGGTCGAGTTGCGCATGCGCCGTCAGGACACCGAGACTCCGCCGAAACTCTGGGTGGTGCTGGACGAGGCAGCGCTACGGCGGCCGGTCGGCGGCGCGGAGCTGTTCGCAGCGCAGTTGCGGCGACTGGCCGAGGAGGCGGACCGGCCCGGCCGCACCATCCAGATCCTGACCTTCGGCGCGGGCGAGTACGGGTCGATGGGCAGCGCCTTCAGCGTGCTGACCTTCCCCGAGCCGGCCGATCCGGGGGTCGTCTACGTCGAGACCCGCGCGGGTAGCCTCTATCTCGAAGGCCAACAGGTGAGGGAGTACAGCCGCGTCTTCGAGCACCTGGTCGCCACGGCGGCCGGCGCCCGGGAGTCGCGCGACCTCATCCTGGGGGCGATCGACGAGCTATGA
- a CDS encoding DUF397 domain-containing protein, which translates to MTWRKSTRSNGSGDCVEVADNLPGVVGLRDSKDPRGPILAFDPAAWSTFVASVKYETFRN; encoded by the coding sequence ATGACCTGGCGCAAGAGCACCCGTAGCAACGGTTCCGGCGACTGCGTCGAGGTCGCCGACAACCTGCCCGGCGTGGTCGGGCTACGCGACAGCAAGGACCCGCGCGGTCCCATCCTCGCCTTCGACCCGGCAGCCTGGTCGACCTTCGTCGCGAGCGTCAAGTACGAGACGTTCCGGAACTGA